A genomic window from Sulfurospirillum multivorans DSM 12446 includes:
- a CDS encoding endonuclease MutS2 produces MEKLFSKLDLVDYAAGFKHFLAREKPLFMEGDANLHYKMIHELLTRDRLKPLPEVPSLDVALMHLSKLGILRLNEIFSFVQIINYMQYLKSMLNDQSLGEWMDRIVIPAEVTQICGYFDEKGELKSSVDEQFASIAQSLKMVKEEMNSTLRRLISTEKISLYLADKQIHYINNQEALLVRGGFNHVLKGNVIGRSSSGFFYVVPEALAKLVSRESELIDRKEELVYKYAKQISSSFTKQLKFLGFVNKEFDRFDAYYARVAYAREKDMEFVLPSKSNVIKLENFAHPALANPKPITIDFSKQVLMITGVNAGGKTMLLKSILTAAILSKYLLPMRIDAKHSSIGSFKEVFAILDDPQNVKNDISTFAGRMSEFSKLFSKKVALIGVDEIELGTDADEAANLFKVMIEKLIDKEMKIVITTHHKRLASLLATHPEVELLAAIYDEKSERPTYGFLKGTIGRSYAFETALRYGIPHSLVAEARVLYGEDKEKLNELIQKNIDLELEMRKTSEELDARLKEVEKLKESLRDEKERVREEFDHAYSKMSKEFNQAIGEAKKAIKSSDTKESHRLLNKANQLHQETRKVIPDQKAEPLHVNDKIKYGSSKGVIKSIKKEEATIECDGITLRVPLSKLKRSGNQPKVHKAGVVISKETPSGSMILDLHGLRADEAVEKLDKFLSDALMSGFDEVLVYHGIGTGKLAYAVRTFLSSYPSLVSYGDAPINMGGYGATLIKL; encoded by the coding sequence ATGGAAAAGCTTTTTTCGAAACTCGATTTGGTCGATTATGCGGCTGGATTTAAACACTTTTTAGCGCGCGAAAAACCTCTGTTTATGGAGGGAGACGCGAACCTGCATTATAAAATGATCCATGAACTTCTCACACGCGATCGCTTGAAACCTTTGCCTGAAGTTCCCTCTTTAGATGTGGCACTGATGCACCTAAGTAAATTGGGCATCTTGCGCCTCAATGAGATTTTTTCCTTTGTTCAAATCATCAACTATATGCAGTATCTGAAATCAATGCTGAACGATCAAAGCCTTGGCGAATGGATGGATCGTATTGTGATTCCTGCTGAAGTCACGCAAATTTGCGGCTATTTCGATGAAAAAGGCGAGCTAAAATCTAGCGTGGATGAGCAGTTTGCGAGCATCGCTCAAAGCCTTAAAATGGTCAAAGAGGAGATGAACAGCACGCTTCGCCGTCTGATCTCCACTGAGAAAATTTCCCTCTATCTTGCCGATAAACAGATTCACTACATTAACAACCAAGAAGCGCTTTTGGTGCGTGGTGGCTTTAACCATGTGTTAAAAGGCAATGTCATCGGGCGCAGTAGCAGCGGCTTTTTCTATGTCGTGCCTGAAGCGCTTGCGAAGTTGGTGAGTCGCGAGAGTGAACTGATCGACCGCAAAGAGGAGCTGGTGTATAAGTACGCCAAACAGATCTCATCCTCTTTTACCAAACAGCTTAAATTCTTGGGTTTTGTGAACAAAGAGTTTGACCGCTTTGATGCGTACTACGCCAGAGTCGCGTATGCGCGAGAAAAAGATATGGAGTTTGTGTTGCCTTCCAAGAGCAATGTCATCAAACTTGAAAACTTTGCCCATCCTGCGCTTGCGAATCCAAAGCCGATTACGATTGATTTTAGCAAACAGGTGTTGATGATCACCGGTGTGAATGCCGGTGGTAAGACGATGCTGCTTAAATCCATTTTGACGGCGGCGATTTTGAGCAAATACCTGCTTCCGATGCGCATTGATGCCAAGCATTCGAGTATTGGCTCGTTTAAAGAGGTGTTTGCTATTTTGGATGATCCGCAAAATGTCAAAAATGACATCTCAACCTTTGCGGGGCGAATGAGTGAATTTAGTAAACTGTTTAGTAAAAAAGTAGCACTGATTGGTGTGGATGAGATCGAGCTTGGAACGGACGCCGATGAAGCGGCCAATCTCTTTAAAGTGATGATCGAAAAGCTTATTGATAAAGAGATGAAAATCGTCATTACCACCCACCATAAACGCTTAGCTTCTTTGCTCGCCACACATCCTGAAGTCGAACTCTTAGCGGCGATTTACGATGAAAAGAGCGAGCGACCGACGTATGGCTTTTTAAAAGGAACGATTGGTAGGAGTTACGCGTTTGAGACGGCACTTCGTTATGGCATTCCGCACTCCTTGGTCGCCGAAGCACGTGTTTTGTACGGCGAAGATAAAGAGAAGCTCAATGAGCTCATTCAAAAAAATATCGACTTAGAGCTTGAGATGCGTAAAACCTCCGAAGAGCTTGATGCAAGGCTCAAAGAGGTGGAAAAACTCAAAGAGTCGTTGCGCGATGAAAAAGAGCGGGTGCGAGAAGAGTTTGACCACGCCTATTCTAAAATGTCCAAAGAATTCAACCAAGCGATTGGCGAAGCGAAAAAGGCGATCAAGAGTTCCGATACCAAAGAGTCGCACCGCTTGTTAAACAAAGCCAATCAATTGCACCAAGAGACACGTAAAGTGATTCCCGATCAAAAGGCTGAACCTTTACATGTAAACGATAAAATCAAATACGGCAGCTCCAAAGGGGTGATTAAAAGCATCAAAAAAGAGGAAGCGACCATCGAGTGCGACGGCATTACGCTTCGTGTACCTCTCTCCAAACTCAAACGCAGTGGCAATCAACCTAAAGTGCACAAGGCGGGTGTGGTGATCTCCAAAGAGACACCGAGTGGCTCGATGATTTTGGATCTGCATGGACTAAGGGCGGATGAAGCGGTTGAAAAACTCGATAAATTTTTAAGTGACGCGCTGATGAGCGGCTTTGATGAGGTTTTGGTTTATCATGGCATTGGAACGGGAAAGCTTGCCTATGCGGTGCGGACGTTTTTAAGCAGCTATCCTTCTTTAGTTTCGTATGGCGATGCACCGATTAATATGGGTGGTTATGGTGCCACATTGATCAAGCTTTAA
- a CDS encoding class I SAM-dependent DNA methyltransferase: MINPLDLYAKIESLIGFDAQYETLYQTYLGLLKPLHVKRILDVGCGNGKFLLHLKNEKLSACGIDRSAAMIERARALGVEASTKELEAFEEASFECVVAIADVLNYIAPAQIDSFLEAVARVLPKEGYFVFDVNTLYGFEGVAEGVMCHDTEDQFLCVDATFEHNELLTKIVLFEKEGDLYHKNEGSITQYFHPLSFFKKLGAFKLCSTKPVTLFGDEPDKTILILQKR, encoded by the coding sequence ATGATAAATCCTCTTGATCTTTATGCCAAAATCGAATCGCTCATCGGTTTTGATGCACAGTATGAAACCCTCTACCAAACCTATTTGGGCTTGCTAAAACCTTTACATGTAAAGCGTATTTTGGATGTGGGATGTGGCAATGGAAAATTTCTTCTACATCTTAAAAACGAGAAACTCAGTGCCTGCGGTATTGATCGAAGTGCCGCAATGATCGAGCGTGCGCGTGCTTTAGGCGTGGAGGCAAGTACCAAAGAGCTCGAAGCATTTGAAGAGGCTTCGTTTGAGTGCGTTGTCGCCATTGCCGATGTGCTCAACTACATCGCACCAGCGCAGATAGACTCTTTTTTAGAAGCCGTTGCACGCGTGCTTCCCAAAGAGGGCTACTTTGTTTTTGATGTCAATACCTTGTATGGTTTTGAAGGGGTCGCCGAAGGGGTGATGTGCCACGATACAGAAGATCAATTTTTATGCGTTGATGCAACATTTGAGCATAATGAGCTTTTAACGAAGATTGTTTTATTTGAAAAAGAAGGCGATCTTTACCACAAAAATGAAGGTTCCATCACACAATACTTTCACCCGCTCTCTTTTTTCAAAAAACTGGGAGCATTCAAACTCTGTTCTACCAAACCCGTCACACTCTTTGGTGACGAGCCTGATAAAACAATTTTAATTTTGCAAAAACGTTAA
- the pyk gene encoding pyruvate kinase has translation MDKKTKILATVGPASDSVEILEGLIRAGVNVFRLNFSHGTHEYHASTLAKIREAEKNVQKKVGVLQDICGPKIRVGKLEDDFYLEPGDHIHFTKEQIVGKKLEEGKYELCINQPQILDMLKEGEYIYLYDGNIRAKVIEIGDKIVTQVENSGKLSSNKGVNFPNTVINIEVITPKDEADLRWGAENDVDFVAVSFVQSAKDILQARKILKEHKSRAHIFAKIEKFDAVEKIDEILEVSDGIMVARGDLGIEVPYYKVPSIQKRLIAKANAASKPVITATQMLLSMAEKEMATRAEISDVANAVLDGTDAVMLSEESAIGVNPIHVVEVMSNTIKEIEAIYPYSKFEVYPFLDETDIISSSTARLADRLGVEAMISLTSSGKSAKKLARYRIKADIYAVTHDERVARSLTIAWGIKPIMNIEASNLNMMLGKTLQKGIERGLIDKEKTYIVTAGYPAGVEGSTNFIRILKKAQIEYYTDMVL, from the coding sequence ATGGATAAAAAGACAAAAATCCTAGCAACCGTTGGACCAGCAAGTGATAGTGTAGAGATTTTAGAGGGGTTAATTCGAGCAGGTGTGAACGTATTTCGACTCAATTTTAGCCATGGAACCCATGAGTACCATGCAAGTACACTTGCCAAAATCAGAGAAGCGGAAAAAAATGTTCAGAAAAAAGTGGGTGTTTTACAAGATATTTGCGGGCCAAAGATTCGTGTAGGAAAACTCGAAGATGACTTTTATCTTGAGCCAGGGGATCACATCCATTTCACGAAAGAGCAAATTGTTGGTAAAAAACTTGAAGAAGGAAAATATGAACTCTGCATTAACCAACCGCAGATTTTAGATATGCTTAAAGAGGGCGAGTATATCTACCTTTACGATGGCAATATTCGCGCGAAAGTGATTGAAATAGGCGATAAGATTGTAACCCAAGTGGAAAACAGTGGCAAACTCTCTTCCAACAAAGGGGTGAACTTTCCCAATACGGTCATTAACATCGAAGTTATTACGCCTAAAGATGAAGCAGATCTTCGCTGGGGTGCAGAGAATGACGTCGATTTTGTGGCTGTCTCTTTTGTCCAAAGTGCCAAAGATATTTTACAAGCACGAAAAATTCTTAAAGAGCATAAATCCCGTGCGCATATTTTTGCCAAAATCGAAAAATTTGATGCGGTTGAAAAAATTGATGAGATTTTAGAAGTCAGTGATGGCATCATGGTAGCACGAGGAGACCTTGGTATTGAAGTCCCGTACTACAAAGTTCCAAGCATCCAAAAAAGATTGATTGCCAAAGCCAACGCGGCATCTAAGCCCGTTATTACGGCGACGCAAATGCTTCTTTCCATGGCAGAAAAAGAGATGGCAACCAGAGCTGAGATCAGTGACGTTGCGAATGCTGTGTTGGATGGAACGGACGCGGTGATGCTCTCAGAAGAGAGTGCGATTGGGGTCAATCCAATCCATGTTGTTGAGGTTATGTCCAATACGATTAAAGAGATTGAAGCGATCTATCCGTATAGTAAATTCGAGGTTTATCCCTTCTTGGATGAGACCGATATTATCTCTTCATCCACCGCGCGTCTTGCGGATCGTCTAGGTGTTGAAGCGATGATTTCACTTACCAGTTCAGGAAAATCGGCTAAAAAATTAGCGAGGTACCGCATTAAAGCAGACATTTATGCCGTTACGCATGATGAACGCGTTGCACGCTCTTTAACCATTGCATGGGGCATTAAACCGATCATGAACATTGAAGCCAGTAATCTCAACATGATGCTGGGCAAAACGCTTCAAAAGGGCATTGAGCGAGGTTTGATTGATAAAGAAAAAACCTACATCGTCACAGCAGGTTATCCAGCAGGTGTTGAGGGAAGTACCAACTTTATTCGTATCTTGAAAAAAGCACAGATTGAATACTACACCGATATGGTTCTCTAG
- the rpmA gene encoding 50S ribosomal protein L27, whose amino-acid sequence MAHKKGQGSTQNNRDSAGRRLGVKKFGGEFVRAGNIIIRQRGTKVHVGNNVGIGVDHTIYALIDGFVQFQRKDKIRNKVSVIPASL is encoded by the coding sequence ATGGCTCACAAGAAAGGTCAGGGAAGTACCCAGAATAATAGAGACTCAGCTGGACGTAGACTGGGTGTTAAAAAATTTGGTGGTGAATTTGTACGCGCAGGCAATATTATTATTCGTCAACGTGGAACAAAAGTACATGTAGGAAATAACGTAGGCATCGGTGTTGATCACACGATCTACGCATTAATCGATGGTTTTGTACAATTCCAACGTAAAGATAAAATTAGAAACAAAGTTTCTGTTATCCCCGCAAGCTTATAA
- the rplU gene encoding 50S ribosomal protein L21, producing the protein MYAIIKNGGKQYKVQEGDYLNVDRLDAQPKEKIVVTEVLAVNNGELTVGAPFVNGATVELEVVTEGKDKKVITFKKRRRKDSKVKRGFRRQYTRVKVVSIKA; encoded by the coding sequence ATGTATGCAATTATAAAAAATGGCGGGAAGCAGTATAAAGTTCAAGAAGGCGACTACTTAAATGTCGATAGACTTGACGCTCAGCCAAAAGAGAAAATCGTAGTGACGGAAGTTTTAGCTGTGAACAATGGCGAACTTACAGTGGGTGCCCCATTCGTCAATGGTGCTACAGTAGAACTTGAAGTTGTTACTGAAGGCAAAGACAAAAAAGTTATTACTTTCAAAAAACGTAGACGTAAAGACTCTAAAGTCAAACGTGGTTTTAGAAGACAATACACTAGAGTAAAAGTTGTAAGCATTAAAGCTTAA
- the dapE gene encoding succinyl-diaminopimelate desuccinylase produces MLNTHELFLKLLRFVSVTPDDGGAFTFIKAYLNDFEIIEVNVENTKNLFLYKRFGEGPHLCFAGHIDVVPPGTGWKSDPFEPIVKEGIVYARGAQDMKSGVCAFVQAMRETTHFNGTLSAILTSDEEGDAKHGTIEVIKELERRSFLPDYVIVAEPTCEKVFGDAIKVGRRGSINGVIEIVGKQGHAAYPEKTINPVHQMAPLLSKFAGHYLDEGDEFFTPSQIIITDIRGGMEVTNVTPGNLKIMFNVRNSTKTDKAKIRTYMEEVLQGLNFTLCLSESAHPFVTSKDSLIVKKLSNALLHVKGLMPKLSTAGGTSDARFFGSFGIATVEFGVVNDTIHAPNECCPLSEVESLVHIFKTVIENFKKEDV; encoded by the coding sequence ATGCTAAACACACACGAACTTTTCTTAAAACTTTTACGCTTTGTCTCCGTGACGCCAGATGATGGTGGTGCCTTTACATTCATCAAAGCGTACCTCAATGATTTTGAGATCATTGAAGTCAATGTTGAAAATACCAAAAATCTCTTTTTATACAAACGTTTTGGCGAAGGCCCACACCTCTGTTTTGCAGGGCATATTGACGTGGTTCCACCAGGTACGGGTTGGAAAAGTGACCCGTTTGAGCCTATCGTTAAAGAGGGTATTGTCTATGCCAGAGGTGCCCAAGATATGAAAAGTGGCGTTTGTGCGTTTGTGCAAGCGATGCGTGAGACGACGCATTTTAACGGGACACTCTCTGCTATCTTGACCAGCGATGAAGAGGGTGATGCCAAGCATGGGACAATTGAAGTGATCAAAGAGTTAGAGCGTCGCTCTTTTTTACCCGATTATGTCATCGTGGCAGAACCGACCTGCGAGAAGGTTTTTGGCGATGCGATTAAAGTAGGGCGTCGTGGCTCCATCAACGGTGTGATCGAAATTGTCGGGAAACAAGGGCATGCGGCTTATCCTGAAAAAACGATCAATCCTGTGCATCAAATGGCACCTCTGCTTTCCAAATTTGCGGGGCATTATTTGGATGAGGGCGATGAGTTTTTTACCCCTTCGCAGATCATCATCACCGATATCAGAGGTGGCATGGAAGTCACCAATGTTACTCCTGGTAATCTCAAGATCATGTTTAATGTACGCAACTCAACTAAAACTGATAAAGCAAAAATTAGAACGTATATGGAAGAGGTGTTGCAAGGCTTAAACTTTACTTTGTGTTTGAGTGAAAGTGCGCATCCGTTTGTGACCTCCAAAGACTCACTCATTGTCAAAAAACTTAGTAACGCGCTTTTACATGTAAAAGGTTTAATGCCTAAACTCTCCACCGCAGGAGGAACGAGCGATGCCCGATTTTTCGGAAGTTTTGGCATTGCGACCGTCGAGTTTGGTGTTGTAAACGATACCATTCATGCGCCCAATGAGTGTTGCCCTTTGAGCGAAGTTGAATCTTTAGTCCATATTTTTAAAACCGTCATTGAAAATTTCAAAAAGGAAGATGTATGA
- a CDS encoding S41 family peptidase, translating into MRRFFCFLSLMMTLLNATPPTDSYLLYQEVVQKIKEESVQPFDEKRLMEGCLEGMVTSVDINGRYLNEEEYETLYLSSKPVAGVGLYLIQKRNHIYVKSVVDHSPAHKANLQKGDEIVQIDGVLVRNLSLDEVISALRGSPNTKIKLLTLKLNSSKPIELQLTRKAVTIDLISSLMFENDIAYVKISSFAQDTLPSFLEDMRYLYEAQKHKINGMILDLRDNPGGIFSSGIAVTSLFLEKDKLVLTVKSRHKEEKKQYKNTPQDFEGVEYADKIEALSFLKTVPLVILTNNDSAGSSEIVSSVLQEYNRAMIIGTPTFGKDTFATLFPLSSNTTAVKFATARWCTPKGKSVWPSGVIPNIEINQGSEEEDIPLQEALRFLQKK; encoded by the coding sequence TTGAGACGTTTTTTTTGTTTTTTAAGCCTCATGATGACACTACTAAATGCGACACCACCCACGGATTCTTATCTCTTATACCAAGAGGTTGTCCAAAAAATTAAAGAAGAGTCGGTTCAACCTTTTGATGAAAAACGGTTGATGGAAGGTTGTTTAGAAGGAATGGTGACCAGTGTTGACATCAATGGACGCTATCTCAACGAAGAAGAGTATGAGACGCTTTATCTCAGCTCAAAGCCCGTTGCTGGTGTCGGGTTGTATCTGATTCAAAAGCGCAACCATATTTATGTCAAATCGGTTGTTGACCACTCTCCTGCACACAAAGCCAATCTTCAAAAAGGTGATGAAATTGTTCAAATCGATGGTGTTCTTGTTCGAAACCTCAGTTTAGATGAGGTCATTTCAGCCCTTCGCGGATCTCCCAATACCAAAATTAAATTATTAACACTCAAACTTAACAGTTCAAAACCGATTGAGCTGCAACTCACGCGTAAAGCAGTTACGATCGATCTTATCAGTTCGTTGATGTTTGAAAATGATATTGCCTATGTCAAAATTAGCTCTTTCGCCCAAGATACACTTCCCTCTTTTTTGGAGGATATGCGCTATCTTTACGAAGCACAAAAGCACAAAATTAATGGAATGATTTTGGATCTTCGCGATAATCCAGGAGGCATTTTCAGCAGTGGTATTGCCGTGACCTCTCTTTTTTTAGAGAAAGACAAACTTGTTTTAACAGTCAAAAGTCGCCACAAAGAGGAAAAAAAGCAGTATAAAAACACACCGCAAGATTTTGAAGGGGTTGAATATGCTGACAAAATAGAAGCGCTCTCTTTTTTAAAAACAGTCCCCTTAGTCATTTTAACCAATAATGACTCAGCAGGGAGCTCGGAGATTGTCTCTTCGGTGCTTCAAGAGTACAATCGTGCCATGATCATTGGAACGCCAACGTTTGGTAAAGATACGTTTGCAACGCTTTTTCCCCTCAGTTCCAACACGACAGCTGTAAAGTTTGCGACAGCACGTTGGTGTACGCCTAAGGGAAAAAGTGTATGGCCCAGTGGTGTGATACCCAATATTGAGATCAATCAAGGAAGCGAAGAGGAAGATATTCCCCTTCAAGAAGCATTACGTTTTTTACAGAAAAAGTAG
- a CDS encoding RidA family protein — translation MKIVSTTNAPAAIGPYSQAIVVNDMVFTSGQIALMPDGTFLEGDVEAQATQVLENLKAVLKEAGSGLKKVVKTTIFLANMDDFAKVNEVYGAFFKEHKPARSTVGVKTLPKNALVEIEAIAVK, via the coding sequence ATGAAAATAGTCTCGACGACCAATGCACCCGCTGCCATTGGTCCGTATTCACAAGCGATTGTGGTGAACGATATGGTGTTTACCTCTGGGCAAATCGCTCTTATGCCCGATGGTACTTTTTTAGAAGGCGATGTGGAAGCACAGGCTACTCAAGTGCTAGAAAACCTCAAAGCCGTGCTTAAAGAAGCAGGTAGTGGTCTGAAAAAAGTGGTTAAAACAACCATTTTTTTAGCCAATATGGATGATTTTGCAAAAGTCAATGAAGTGTATGGCGCGTTCTTTAAAGAGCATAAACCTGCACGCAGCACCGTTGGTGTCAAAACATTGCCTAAAAATGCGTTGGTTGAGATCGAAGCAATTGCAGTAAAGTAA
- a CDS encoding FAD-dependent oxidoreductase, with product MTKNHYEVLVVGGGISGAALFYELAKYTDVKRIALVEKYERLAKLNSAGTSNSQTIHCGDIETNYTLEKAKKVKETAGMIAKYCVAHGHEGQFLFSHQKMAIGVGDTEVAYMQKRYEEFKELYPYLEVFDKEKLAQIEPKLIYDAEGKERPDNVIGVGVEGGEFSTVDFGQMSESLVNEAQKIEGKVADVFLNAQVTNITKLGDMHVVMTKEHTFTADFVVVDAGAHSLYLAHEMGYGLDFACLPVGGSFYMTKKKMLNGKVYMVQHPKLPFAALHGDPDILADGCTRFGPTALVMPKLERYTGGTYLDFWQTLQFDGKVAKVFYDLMKDSDIRNYILRNVLFELPKFGKELFIKDARKIVPSLQLDDLEYAHHFGGVRPQVISKTEKKLMLGEASINPGTGIIFNMTPSPGATSCLGNARRDVKIVCEYLGKTFDEARFKHELVD from the coding sequence ATGACAAAAAATCACTATGAAGTCTTGGTCGTCGGTGGCGGAATCTCAGGTGCAGCTCTTTTTTATGAGCTTGCAAAATATACAGACGTTAAGCGTATCGCGCTTGTCGAAAAATATGAGCGTTTAGCAAAATTAAATTCTGCTGGAACGTCCAATTCTCAAACCATTCACTGTGGCGATATAGAGACTAACTATACTCTTGAAAAAGCGAAAAAAGTCAAAGAGACTGCAGGCATGATCGCAAAATATTGCGTTGCGCATGGGCACGAGGGTCAATTCTTATTTTCACATCAAAAAATGGCAATTGGTGTGGGTGATACCGAAGTTGCCTACATGCAAAAGCGCTACGAAGAGTTCAAAGAACTTTATCCCTACCTTGAAGTCTTTGATAAAGAGAAACTCGCACAGATTGAGCCAAAGCTTATTTACGATGCTGAGGGCAAAGAGCGTCCTGATAACGTTATTGGTGTGGGCGTTGAAGGTGGAGAGTTTAGTACCGTTGATTTTGGTCAAATGAGCGAAAGCTTGGTCAATGAAGCGCAAAAGATTGAAGGCAAGGTTGCCGATGTCTTTTTGAATGCGCAAGTGACCAACATTACCAAATTAGGCGATATGCACGTGGTGATGACCAAAGAGCATACCTTTACGGCTGATTTTGTCGTTGTCGATGCAGGAGCACATTCACTCTATCTTGCCCATGAAATGGGATACGGGCTTGATTTTGCCTGTTTACCCGTGGGTGGCAGTTTTTACATGACCAAGAAAAAAATGCTCAATGGTAAAGTCTATATGGTGCAACACCCAAAACTTCCTTTTGCGGCACTGCATGGCGATCCCGATATCTTAGCCGATGGTTGCACACGTTTTGGACCAACAGCATTGGTAATGCCAAAATTAGAGCGTTACACAGGTGGAACGTATCTTGATTTTTGGCAAACATTGCAATTTGATGGCAAAGTTGCGAAGGTCTTTTATGATTTGATGAAAGACAGCGATATTCGTAACTACATTTTACGAAACGTTCTTTTTGAACTTCCAAAATTTGGTAAAGAGCTTTTCATCAAAGATGCACGCAAAATCGTTCCTTCTTTGCAACTAGACGACCTTGAATACGCGCATCACTTTGGTGGTGTCAGACCTCAGGTGATTAGCAAAACAGAGAAAAAATTGATGCTAGGCGAAGCGAGTATCAACCCAGGTACAGGCATTATCTTTAACATGACACCAAGCCCAGGGGCAACCAGTTGTCTTGGTAATGCACGTCGCGATGTTAAAATCGTGTGCGAATACCTTGGCAAGACATTTGATGAAGCACGCTTCAAACACGAACTCGTTGACTAA
- a CDS encoding chemotaxis protein CheX, with protein sequence MTNSIQHSILIFNYNEAVHENRNSVLYNTIIGQQAMLKDKGIKGVLVSLKDTPYSPLTKEDPNLANLVKQLEKLSHRIDLPVAIGDYKRDTFAYLKKFSANTSVKLFQNINTAILFFNPKAFKKELDVLIYDEDKENADKIAMELGKMGYSIVHARNAEDFKIKASAKKYDMTITHTAINQSSTKTHASQGLGLSKQLVMNLPVFIDTAVNSLVTITGLEAQKIKHEIRPFNEKIPPHVIIAAMKFKGDISGIFFLVFPRELALVALEAMLGESLEADDTASIVDGVAEFCNIITGSAKVTFSGKNLKVLFELPKTYLSVQVALSDTLGSNGVWIDMQLDEKPFYMFITK encoded by the coding sequence ATGACAAACAGCATTCAACACTCTATTTTAATTTTTAATTATAACGAAGCGGTTCATGAGAATCGTAACAGTGTCTTATACAATACGATTATAGGACAACAGGCAATGCTCAAAGACAAAGGGATCAAAGGTGTACTTGTCTCCTTAAAAGATACCCCTTATTCTCCTTTAACCAAAGAAGATCCCAACCTTGCGAATTTAGTCAAACAGCTTGAAAAACTAAGCCATAGGATTGATCTTCCCGTCGCTATTGGTGATTATAAACGCGATACGTTTGCCTATCTTAAAAAATTTAGTGCCAATACCTCGGTGAAACTCTTTCAAAACATTAATACAGCGATTCTCTTTTTTAACCCAAAAGCCTTCAAAAAAGAGCTAGACGTACTCATCTACGATGAAGATAAAGAGAATGCCGACAAAATTGCAATGGAACTGGGGAAAATGGGCTATTCCATCGTTCATGCACGCAATGCAGAAGATTTTAAGATCAAAGCTTCTGCTAAAAAATACGATATGACCATCACGCACACGGCCATTAACCAAAGCAGCACTAAAACACACGCCTCACAAGGTTTAGGACTTTCTAAACAACTGGTGATGAATCTTCCTGTGTTTATTGACACCGCCGTTAATTCGCTTGTGACGATTACAGGGCTTGAAGCACAAAAAATCAAGCATGAAATCAGACCGTTTAATGAAAAAATCCCTCCGCATGTGATCATCGCTGCGATGAAATTTAAAGGCGATATTAGTGGTATTTTCTTCCTTGTTTTTCCACGAGAACTGGCACTTGTTGCACTAGAAGCCATGTTGGGAGAGAGTCTTGAAGCCGATGATACAGCGTCAATTGTCGATGGTGTTGCTGAATTTTGCAATATCATCACAGGATCGGCGAAAGTAACGTTCTCGGGTAAAAATCTTAAAGTTCTTTTTGAACTTCCTAAAACCTACCTCTCCGTGCAAGTTGCCCTGAGCGATACGTTAGGTTCCAATGGCGTTTGGATCGACATGCAACTGGATGAAAAACCTTTTTACATGTTTATTACCAAATAA
- a CDS encoding GNAT family N-acetyltransferase yields the protein MFVVEEAKSSDIEHLIDLLTLLFSQEAEFTPHPELQRSGLRMILEDATIGTIFVLKKDGVIIGMVSLLWTISTALGGKVAFLEDMIIAPKYRGKGCGTLLVEAAIEYAKKLTCKRITLLTDPHNHAAQHFYKRLGFDDSQMQPMRLILA from the coding sequence ATGTTTGTGGTTGAAGAGGCAAAAAGTTCTGATATAGAGCATTTAATTGATTTATTAACCCTGCTTTTTTCGCAAGAGGCCGAATTTACGCCGCACCCTGAGCTTCAACGCTCAGGCCTTAGGATGATCTTGGAAGATGCCACCATAGGCACCATTTTTGTTCTTAAAAAAGATGGTGTGATCATCGGGATGGTGAGTCTTTTATGGACGATTAGCACGGCACTTGGCGGTAAAGTTGCCTTCTTGGAAGATATGATTATCGCGCCTAAATACCGAGGAAAAGGGTGTGGAACACTGTTGGTGGAGGCTGCAATTGAGTATGCTAAAAAGCTTACATGTAAACGTATCACGCTTTTAACCGACCCGCATAATCATGCGGCACAGCACTTTTACAAACGACTGGGTTTTGATGATTCACAGATGCAACCAATGCGATTGATCTTAGCGTGA